A portion of the Pseudoliparis swirei isolate HS2019 ecotype Mariana Trench unplaced genomic scaffold, NWPU_hadal_v1 hadal_32, whole genome shotgun sequence genome contains these proteins:
- the LOC130191289 gene encoding histone-lysine N-methyltransferase SETD1B-like isoform X2 produces MGLHLETLIKPAVPNDHTQGLIGRNAQEWVKKTINILQEHYEDVIEHEITRLLGFPDEEWRAPLEVAANWARRNIKRLLTGTIPGVVNVIETRIEVENHPSRSTERRPEQTPIPAGAPGSPPPFSAFPPLPPPSPPPPPPPLPQRLRAPAVAQQRTPQESRPSFIPPPESQLRTLGHPETTTALVHEQQGREQVPDLQVLELETSSDEELVEESPQSLETSPIIPPLGPTPVRSLPGDTTTTPASRGTCN; encoded by the exons ATGGGACTCCATTTAGAGACACTAATAAAACCAGCTGTCCCAAATGATCACACTCAGGGACTTATAGGGAGAAATGCACAAGAGTGGGTCAAAAAGACCATCAATATTCTGCAAGAGCATTACGAGGACGTGATTGAACACGAGATCACCAGACTATTAGGATTCCCTGATGAAGAATGGAGGGCTCCGCTGGAGGTGGCGGCCAACTGGGCCAGAAGGAACATTAAGAGACTGCTAACAGGGACCATTCCTGGAGTGGTGAACGTCATCGAGACCCGTATAGAGGTGGAGAACCATCCAAGCAGATCCACAGAGCGGAGACCGGAGCAGACCCCCATCCCAGCGGGTGCTcccggttctcctcctcctttttctgcttttcctcctcttcctcctccttctcctccccctcctcctcctcctctcccacagAGACTACGGGCTCCAGCAGTGGCCCAGCAGAGGACTCCACAGGAGAGTCGACCCAGCTTCATCCCTCCCCCAGAGTCTCAGCTGAGGACCCTCGGGCACCCGGAGACCACAACAGCCCTGGTGCATGAACAGCAGGGACGGGAGCAGGTCCCGGACCTGCAGGTCCTGGAACTGGAGACATCGAGTGAtgaggagctggtggaggagagTCCGCAGAGTCTGGAGACATCCCCCATCATCCCGCCTCTAGGGCCAACACCG GTCCGTTCCCTCCCAGGAGACACCACAACGACGCCGGCCAGCCGAGGGACCTGCAACTGA
- the LOC130191289 gene encoding WAS/WASL-interacting protein family member 3-like isoform X1 gives MGLHLETLIKPAVPNDHTQGLIGRNAQEWVKKTINILQEHYEDVIEHEITRLLGFPDEEWRAPLEVAANWARRNIKRLLTGTIPGVVNVIETRIEVENHPSRSTERRPEQTPIPAGAPGSPPPFSAFPPLPPPSPPPPPPPLPQRLRAPAVAQQRTPQESRPSFIPPPESQLRTLGHPETTTALVHEQQGREQVPDLQVLELETSSDEELVEESPQSLETSPIIPPLGPTPPPGRSGLHHCPRELHAATDVHSSTPAALWRPLRGKGPHWVGT, from the exons ATGGGACTCCATTTAGAGACACTAATAAAACCAGCTGTCCCAAATGATCACACTCAGGGACTTATAGGGAGAAATGCACAAGAGTGGGTCAAAAAGACCATCAATATTCTGCAAGAGCATTACGAGGACGTGATTGAACACGAGATCACCAGACTATTAGGATTCCCTGATGAAGAATGGAGGGCTCCGCTGGAGGTGGCGGCCAACTGGGCCAGAAGGAACATTAAGAGACTGCTAACAGGGACCATTCCTGGAGTGGTGAACGTCATCGAGACCCGTATAGAGGTGGAGAACCATCCAAGCAGATCCACAGAGCGGAGACCGGAGCAGACCCCCATCCCAGCGGGTGCTcccggttctcctcctcctttttctgcttttcctcctcttcctcctccttctcctccccctcctcctcctcctctcccacagAGACTACGGGCTCCAGCAGTGGCCCAGCAGAGGACTCCACAGGAGAGTCGACCCAGCTTCATCCCTCCCCCAGAGTCTCAGCTGAGGACCCTCGGGCACCCGGAGACCACAACAGCCCTGGTGCATGAACAGCAGGGACGGGAGCAGGTCCCGGACCTGCAGGTCCTGGAACTGGAGACATCGAGTGAtgaggagctggtggaggagagTCCGCAGAGTCTGGAGACATCCCCCATCATCCCGCCTCTAGGGCCAACACCG CCCCCAGGGAGATCAGGCCTACACCACTGCCCCAGAGAGTTACACGCAGCAACAGATGTGCACAGCTCTACTCCGGCAGCATTGTGGAGGCCTCTCAGGGGCAAAGGACCACATTGGGTGGGGACCTGA
- the LOC130191290 gene encoding putative bifunctional UDP-N-acetylglucosamine transferase and deubiquitinase ALG13 isoform X1, protein MRPGEDEDHRDDAWTTTRRGRSGRRYQASPVRHTRPDSNRRRYESYSRNRQDHNEGPRARGYINSYRNQSYDYYNNGPNQRNYNRSRNERSYYNNNRNKQNYDRSQNQQSYYNKSYKQRSYVNSYATGRDERIGRRPQRYQEPTQEHRGPPVTDRKTYAQATRDGYDQAPRQHYDQSRSRDRQRAHAALQGQAPREHNRNTSPRSQNRGERRRYEEDARRNGREDDGPRPRHSPERNGDRRHPEFPRYFEHNTDFDNNRRDGGRAEIPRVRERDTRVEERRRTEEDRSDDPDFRQKCQVGYRIIKASHHYTNVTASRPPITIHKMGLHLETLIKPAVPNDHTQGLIGRNAQEWVKKTINILQEHYEDVIEHEITRLLGFPDEEWRAPLEVAANWARRNIKRLLTGTIPGVVNVIETRIEVENHPSRSTERRPEQTPIPAGAPGPPPPFSAFPPLPPPSPPPPPPPLPQRLRAPAVAQQRTPQESRPSFIPPPESQLRTLGHPETTTALVHEQQGREQVPDLQVLELETSSDEELVEESPQSLETSPIIPPLGPTPPPGRSGLHHCPRELHAATDVHSSTPAALWRPLRGKGPHWVGT, encoded by the exons ATGAGACCCGGAGAAGATGAAGACCACCGAGACGACGCCTGGACCACTACACGAAGGGGACGCAGTGGACGACGGTACCAGGCGAGTCCAGTACGGcacacaagaccagactcaaacCGAAGGAGGTATGAGTCGTACAGCCGCAACAGGCAGGACCACAATGAGGGCCCGAGAGCCCGTGGCTATATTAATAGCTACAGGAACCAGAGctatgattattataataatggcCCTAACCAACGGAATTATAACAGGAGCCGGAACGAGCGGAGCTATTATAATAACAACCGTAATAAACAGAATTATGATAGGAGCCAGAACCAGCAGAGCTATTATAACAAGAGTTATAAACAACGGAGCTACGTTAATAGCTATGCTACAGGCCGCGATGAACGCATAGGCCGCCGTCCCCAGCGCTATCAGGAACCAACACAGGAACACCGTGGGCCGCCTGTCACTGACAGGAAGACCTACGCGCAGGCCACGAGAGACGGTTATGACCAGGCGCCACGGCAACACTACGACCAGAGCCGTTCCCGGGACAGGCAGCGGGCACACGCGGCCCTGCAAGGTCAAGCACCCCGTGAACACAACCGGAACACATCGCCTCGGTCGCAAAACAGAGGTGAGCGGCGGAGATACGAGGAAGACGCGAGACGTAATGGCAGGGAAGACGACGGACCCCGGCCACGACATTCACCAGAGAGGAACGGAGATCGCAGACATCCGGAATTTCCGAGGTActttgaacacaacacagacttTGATAATaacaggagagacggaggaagagcGGAAATACCGAGGGTCCGTGAACGTGACACCCGTGTGGAGGAACGCAGACGAACAGAGGAGGACAGGTCAGATGACCCTGACTTCAGGCAGAAATGTCAGGTGGGCTACAGGATCATAAAGGCAAGCCACCACTACACCAACGTCACGGCAAGTAGACCTCCCATTACAATTCATAAAATGGGACTCCATTTAGAGACACTAATAAAACCAGCTGTCCCAAATGATCACACTCAGGGACTTATAGGGAGAAATGCACAAGAGTGGGTCAAAAAGACCATCAATATTCTGCAAGAGCATTACGAGGACGTGATTGAACACGAGATCACCAGACTATTAGGATTCCCTGATGAAGAATGGAGGGCTCCGCTGGAGGTGGCGGCCAACTGGGCCAGAAGGAACATTAAGAGACTGCTAACAGGGACCATTCCTGGAGTGGTGAACGTCATCGAGACCCGTATAGAGGTGGAGAACCATCCAAGCAGATCCACAGAGCGGAGACCGGAGCAGACCCCCATCCCAGCGGGTGCtcccggtcctcctcctcctttttctgcttttcctcctcttcctcctccttctcctccccctcctcctcctcctctcccacagAGACTACGGGCTCCAGCAGTGGCCCAGCAGAGGACTCCACAGGAGAGTCGACCCAGCTTCATCCCTCCCCCAGAGTCTCAGCTGAGGACCCTCGGGCACCCGGAGACCACAACAGCCCTGGTGCATGAACAGCAGGGACGGGAGCAGGTCCCGGACCTGCAGGTCCTGGAACTGGAGACATCGAGTGAtgaggagctggtggaggagagTCCGCAGAGTCTGGAGACATCCCCCATCATCCCGCCTCTAGGGCCAACACCG CCCCCAGGGAGATCAGGCCTACACCACTGCCCCAGAGAGTTACACGCAGCAACAGATGTGCACAGCTCTACTCCGGCAGCATTGTGGAGGCCTCTCAGGGGCAAAGGACCACATTGGGTGGGGACCTGA
- the LOC130191290 gene encoding putative bifunctional UDP-N-acetylglucosamine transferase and deubiquitinase ALG13 isoform X2: MRPGEDEDHRDDAWTTTRRGRSGRRYQASPVRHTRPDSNRRRYESYSRNRQDHNEGPRARGYINSYRNQSYDYYNNGPNQRNYNRSRNERSYYNNNRNKQNYDRSQNQQSYYNKSYKQRSYVNSYATGRDERIGRRPQRYQEPTQEHRGPPVTDRKTYAQATRDGYDQAPRQHYDQSRSRDRQRAHAALQGQAPREHNRNTSPRSQNRGERRRYEEDARRNGREDDGPRPRHSPERNGDRRHPEFPRYFEHNTDFDNNRRDGGRAEIPRVRERDTRVEERRRTEEDRSDDPDFRQKCQVGYRIIKASHHYTNVTASRPPITIHKMGLHLETLIKPAVPNDHTQGLIGRNAQEWVKKTINILQEHYEDVIEHEITRLLGFPDEEWRAPLEVAANWARRNIKRLLTGTIPGVVNVIETRIEVENHPSRSTERRPEQTPIPAGAPGPPPPFSAFPPLPPPSPPPPPPPLPQRLRAPAVAQQRTPQESRPSFIPPPESQLRTLGHPETTTALVHEQQGREQVPDLQVLELETSSDEELVEESPQSLETSPIIPPLGPTPVRSLPGDTTTTPASRGTCN; encoded by the exons ATGAGACCCGGAGAAGATGAAGACCACCGAGACGACGCCTGGACCACTACACGAAGGGGACGCAGTGGACGACGGTACCAGGCGAGTCCAGTACGGcacacaagaccagactcaaacCGAAGGAGGTATGAGTCGTACAGCCGCAACAGGCAGGACCACAATGAGGGCCCGAGAGCCCGTGGCTATATTAATAGCTACAGGAACCAGAGctatgattattataataatggcCCTAACCAACGGAATTATAACAGGAGCCGGAACGAGCGGAGCTATTATAATAACAACCGTAATAAACAGAATTATGATAGGAGCCAGAACCAGCAGAGCTATTATAACAAGAGTTATAAACAACGGAGCTACGTTAATAGCTATGCTACAGGCCGCGATGAACGCATAGGCCGCCGTCCCCAGCGCTATCAGGAACCAACACAGGAACACCGTGGGCCGCCTGTCACTGACAGGAAGACCTACGCGCAGGCCACGAGAGACGGTTATGACCAGGCGCCACGGCAACACTACGACCAGAGCCGTTCCCGGGACAGGCAGCGGGCACACGCGGCCCTGCAAGGTCAAGCACCCCGTGAACACAACCGGAACACATCGCCTCGGTCGCAAAACAGAGGTGAGCGGCGGAGATACGAGGAAGACGCGAGACGTAATGGCAGGGAAGACGACGGACCCCGGCCACGACATTCACCAGAGAGGAACGGAGATCGCAGACATCCGGAATTTCCGAGGTActttgaacacaacacagacttTGATAATaacaggagagacggaggaagagcGGAAATACCGAGGGTCCGTGAACGTGACACCCGTGTGGAGGAACGCAGACGAACAGAGGAGGACAGGTCAGATGACCCTGACTTCAGGCAGAAATGTCAGGTGGGCTACAGGATCATAAAGGCAAGCCACCACTACACCAACGTCACGGCAAGTAGACCTCCCATTACAATTCATAAAATGGGACTCCATTTAGAGACACTAATAAAACCAGCTGTCCCAAATGATCACACTCAGGGACTTATAGGGAGAAATGCACAAGAGTGGGTCAAAAAGACCATCAATATTCTGCAAGAGCATTACGAGGACGTGATTGAACACGAGATCACCAGACTATTAGGATTCCCTGATGAAGAATGGAGGGCTCCGCTGGAGGTGGCGGCCAACTGGGCCAGAAGGAACATTAAGAGACTGCTAACAGGGACCATTCCTGGAGTGGTGAACGTCATCGAGACCCGTATAGAGGTGGAGAACCATCCAAGCAGATCCACAGAGCGGAGACCGGAGCAGACCCCCATCCCAGCGGGTGCtcccggtcctcctcctcctttttctgcttttcctcctcttcctcctccttctcctccccctcctcctcctcctctcccacagAGACTACGGGCTCCAGCAGTGGCCCAGCAGAGGACTCCACAGGAGAGTCGACCCAGCTTCATCCCTCCCCCAGAGTCTCAGCTGAGGACCCTCGGGCACCCGGAGACCACAACAGCCCTGGTGCATGAACAGCAGGGACGGGAGCAGGTCCCGGACCTGCAGGTCCTGGAACTGGAGACATCGAGTGAtgaggagctggtggaggagagTCCGCAGAGTCTGGAGACATCCCCCATCATCCCGCCTCTAGGGCCAACACCG GTCCGTTCCCTCCCAGGAGACACCACAACGACGCCGGCCAGCCGAGGGACCTGCAACTGA